The Cucurbita pepo subsp. pepo cultivar mu-cu-16 unplaced genomic scaffold, ASM280686v2 Cp4.1_scaffold002524, whole genome shotgun sequence genome includes the window AAACTTTTAGAATTGGTCTTTAGTGATCTATGGAGGCATGTCCTGCTATTGTTATTAATGGATGTATGCATATGTTCACATTTGAGCTTACTTGTCTCTAATCTAGGCCAACGTCTTTCAAATGTGATGCCACATCTCGTTTCATTGTTTTGATTCTCAACAACATTACCCACACTTCTTGATATCATCCCAAGTCTCGAGATATCATTGGCTTTCGGCATGTTTATCGAGATCCAACCCATGAGTCACTTTTATAGTCAAACATCTTGGACGTCCATCCATTCAATCATTATATCGAGGTATGAACCCTCTAGCGCTCATGCCAAGTCATTTCTACCTACCGTACTGGAGAGTGACCCATATATACCAACCTCTGAATTAAGGGCAATAAGCAATATTGCCATTGCCATACTTATGTCGTCCGACAATGTCATGTGGTAACTTAGACCACAAAGTTCAAGGGTGGTTGGGAGCTGACACAATACCTCCCAGGTACATCCAAGAAATTTAAGGCCCGAGAAGAATAGACATGGTTTTggtgttttaaaaatgaaaggttTACCGAAATCAATCATCCTCAATCATTTCCTCAttcttatattaaatatactCAAAGACCCACGAACCCTAAACTCCAAACTTCATTATGTTTCGTGTTAGCCTCTCATTTTTAAGGTTATTAtaacataattcaaaaaataattcttaaaaaaaacaaaaatcaaagttTCGTTCAAATTAAGTACAGGTTTGatgatggtttttttttttcatttttttttttagagaactTTAGTATTTGATCTTGTATACATTTtcaatacaaataaattaattaataaaaatgaagaaacaataaatgaagattaaaaaaaaaaaaaaaaaaNAATATTTTAttgtgaaaaaataaataattttaataagacTATTAAAAGATAATGTATTCAAACAGTTTCAAacaatttgatgaaaaaataaataatccaaaTCTTCAAAATGAATGTAACAGTGGAAAAcagagaagatgatgatggatATGATGAACAGAGAAGAACTtatgaaataaacaaataattttcaaataaaaaatagagtgttGTTGTAATGATTCTTACCAAGGTAAAGCAGAGGAAGGATGATCGTCGTGATCATTTGAGCAATAATCATTCAACAATTGTTCTTGAAAACAAGTCTCGTTTCCATTGTTCATCCAATCTGGAAACTCGAGAATCTGATCGAACTCATCTCCAAATCCGAATCcgattccttcttcttctttttttccgATCTTCATGAATCTCAACCACCACGCTGATTTCACCAAATTCATTTTATCACTCCATTCCATCTCGTGCTTATCTCCTATCGATCTGATCTCCGCCATCTCCTCCTCCCCTACCGCCACGTGCAGCCCTCCGCCGCTACCACCGCCACTCGTATTCGACTCCGATGTCCAATTCGGTGCTTCCTGGTCCGTCTCAATTGAAAGACTGGGAGAAGACGAAGACGACGAACCCGAACCAGAACCTGATCCCGAAACCGAAACGCTATTTCCGTTTGAGAACAGATTCATCTCCAAATTGTTGAAATCCTGCAAGTTGAGATTCAGCCCTAGAGTTTGTTCTGGTAATACAATGCTCATCATATTATCCCCTTCCATGGATTGCGAATTCAGAGACCAAATCGGGAACGAACAATTCATCGACGGATCATAATTActcaaattcttcaaattataataattattactattaGTATTGAAATTAGTTTGCGAATCATAAACTCTATTTCTGTCAATACTCGAGGATTTGAGGAT containing:
- the LOC111786710 gene encoding uncharacterized protein LOC111786710, whose translation is MESPNPNPQPPVSGASIRSLVKHLKTKESINPSKMAEQIPKPHKKQVRRRLHTSRPYQERLLNMAEARREIVTALKYHRAAMKKAEQELQPQTPLDPSPARSHEAKIRPRKILKSSSIDRNRVYDSQTNFNTNSNNYYNLKNLSNYDPSMNCSFPIWSLNSQSMEGDNMMSIVLPEQTLGLNLNLQDFNNLEMNLFSNGNSVSVSGSGSGSGSSSSSSPSLSIETDQEAPNWTSESNTSGGGSGGGLHVAVGEEEMAEIRSIGDKHEMEWSDKMNLVKSAWWLRFMKIGKKEEEGIGFGFGDEFDQILEFPDWMNNGNETCFQEQLLNDYCSNDHDDHPSSALPW